A stretch of Apodemus sylvaticus chromosome 18, mApoSyl1.1, whole genome shotgun sequence DNA encodes these proteins:
- the Calr3 gene encoding calreticulin-3 has translation MVSARVSLWTICVLRVALATVYFQEEFLDGERWRNRWVQSTNDSQFGHFRVSSGKFYGHKEKDKGLQTTQNSRFYAISASFKPFSNKGKTLVIQYTVKHEQKMDCGGGYIKVFPSDLDQKNMNGKSQYYIMFGPDICGFDIKKVHVILYFKNQYHENKKPIRCKVDGFTHLYTLILRPDLSYEVKVDGQSIESGSIEYDWNLTSLKKTEKTSLESKAWDQGEGSQAQDWEKHFLDAGASKQGDWNSELDGDWLQKPPYEDGLKAEGIDKDVWLHQKMRPAGYLTQYDLSEFENIGAIGLELWQVRSGTIFDNFLITDDEEYAEKFGKATWGETKGPEKEMDAVQAKEEVKKAREEDEEDLLMGKFHRHSHFSRFHRQGGL, from the exons ATGGTCTCAGCTCGCGTGTCGCTCTGGACCATCTGCGTGTTGCGCGTGGCACTGGCCACTGTGTACTTCCAGGAGGAGTTTCTAGACGGAG AGCGCTGGAGGAACCGCTGGGTGCAGTCCACCAATGACTCCCAGTTTGGCCACTTCAGAGTCTCATCGGGGAAGTTCTATGGgcataaagaaaaagacaaag GTCTGCAGACGACCCAAAACAGCCGATTCTATGCCATCTCTGCCAGCTTCAAGCCATTCAGCAACAAAGGGAAGACCCTGGTAATCCAGTACACGGTGAAACATGAGCAGAAGATGGACTGTGGCGGTGGTTACATCAAGGTGTTCCCGTCTGACCTGGATCAGAAGAATATGAACGGAAAGTCTCAGTACTACATCATGTTTG GACCTGATATTTGTGGATTTGATATCAAGAAAGTTCACGTTATCTTATATTTCAAGAATCAATATCATGAAAATAAGAAACCAATCAGATGCAAG GTGGACGGCTTCACGCATCTCTACACCCTGATCTTAAGGCCAGATCTTTCCTACGAGGTAAAAGTCGATGGCCAGTCCATTGAGTCTGGCAGCATTGAGTATGACTGGAACCTGACATCGTTGAAGAAAACGGAAAAGACATCACTGGAGTCTAAGGCCTGGGATCAGGGGGAAGGCAGCCAAGCCCAG GATTGGGAAAAGCACTTTCTGGATGCGGGCGCCAGCAAGCAGGGTGACTGGAACAGTGAGCTGGACGGGGACTGGCTGCAGAAGCCACCATATGAG GATGGCCTGAAAGCTGAGGGCATCGACAAGGACGTGTGGCTCCACCAGAAGATGAGACCCGCTGGCTACCTGACGCAGTACGACCTCTCAGAGTTTGAGAACATCGGCGCCATTGGTCTAGAGCTGTGGCAG GTGAGATCTGGAACCATCTTTGATAACTTCCTGATCACAGATGATGAAGAATATGCAGAGAAGTTTGGCAAAGCCACCTGGGGGGAAACTAAG GGTCCAGAAAAGGAGATGGATGCCGTACAGGCcaaggaagaagtgaaaaaagcccgtgaggaagatgaggaggatcTGCTGATGGGGAAGTTTCACAGGCACAGCCATTTCAGCAGATTCCACAGGCAGGGCGGACTGTAG